In the genome of Desulfovibrio desulfuricans, one region contains:
- a CDS encoding Y-family DNA polymerase, which produces MSSTSCESPASLWALVDCNNFYASCEKLFRPDLAARPVVVLSNNDGCIVSRSAEAKALGVPMGAPEFKLRSWLQELNAVVFSSNYTLYGDISARVVGILEQCCQQVEPYSIDEAFMRLDAPQLANLPEFCRDVRQRIQRWTGIAVSVGVGSTRTLAKIATHVAKKHAAYEGVFSLVRHEEAIDRVLARTPVEDIWGVGRRQARRLWAEGIRTALHMKNADDVMLRRLLTVTGWRTALELRGIPCLGNETAPVVRKTLMSTRSFAHRIHDKAMLAQALSTFAVRAAARLRGAGLVASGLAVHIRTARPGQAAAHERLYDQTAQCPLPVPTADSQQFIHAALGGLDRIFLHGYAYAKAGVMLYGLERADSMQGSLLALAAGEDADGDGRRKRLMRSLDAINGRFGRDTIIFGAQGMGDAPWHMRQEHRSPRMTTCWDELPLARC; this is translated from the coding sequence ATGTCGTCCACAAGCTGTGAATCGCCCGCATCACTGTGGGCCCTTGTGGATTGCAACAATTTTTACGCCTCGTGCGAAAAACTGTTTCGACCAGATCTTGCTGCGCGGCCCGTGGTGGTGCTTTCAAACAATGACGGGTGCATTGTGTCCCGTTCGGCGGAGGCCAAGGCGCTGGGCGTTCCCATGGGGGCGCCCGAGTTCAAGCTTCGGTCGTGGCTGCAAGAGCTGAATGCCGTTGTCTTTTCTTCCAATTATACGCTGTATGGCGATATTTCCGCCCGGGTCGTGGGCATCCTTGAGCAGTGCTGCCAGCAGGTGGAGCCGTATTCCATAGACGAAGCCTTCATGAGGCTTGATGCGCCCCAGCTGGCCAACCTGCCGGAATTTTGCAGGGATGTGCGCCAACGCATCCAGCGCTGGACGGGCATTGCCGTGTCCGTCGGGGTGGGTTCAACGCGCACGTTGGCCAAAATTGCCACGCATGTGGCCAAAAAACACGCTGCCTACGAGGGCGTTTTTTCGCTTGTGCGGCACGAGGAAGCCATAGACCGGGTGCTGGCCCGCACGCCGGTGGAGGACATCTGGGGCGTAGGGCGGCGACAGGCCCGGCGGCTGTGGGCCGAAGGCATACGTACGGCCCTGCACATGAAAAACGCCGACGACGTCATGCTGCGCCGTCTGCTTACGGTTACCGGCTGGCGCACAGCGCTGGAGCTGCGCGGCATCCCCTGCCTTGGCAACGAAACCGCGCCCGTTGTCCGTAAAACCCTCATGTCCACCCGGTCGTTTGCCCACCGCATACACGACAAGGCCATGCTGGCCCAGGCCTTGTCCACCTTTGCGGTGCGGGCGGCAGCGCGGCTGCGGGGCGCGGGGCTGGTGGCAAGCGGGCTTGCCGTGCATATCCGCACGGCGCGCCCCGGTCAGGCGGCGGCCCACGAGCGGCTGTACGACCAGACAGCCCAGTGCCCATTGCCAGTGCCCACAGCCGACAGCCAGCAGTTTATCCACGCGGCCCTTGGGGGGCTTGATCGCATCTTTTTGCACGGCTATGCCTACGCCAAGGCCGGGGTCATGCTCTACGGGCTTGAACGGGCCGACTCCATGCAGGGCAGCCTGCTGGCGCTGGCGGCTGGCGAGGATGCCGACGGCGATGGCCGCCGCAAGCGCCTCATGCGCTCGCTGGATGCCATAAACGGCAGGTTTGGGCGGGATACGATTATTTTTGGCGCACAGGGCATGGGCGACGCCCCCTGGCATATGCGGCAGGAGCACCGCTCCCCCCGCATGACCACCTGCTGGGACGAACTGCCGCTGGCTCGCTGCTGA
- a CDS encoding LexA family transcriptional regulator: MPEKADFKETLHRLMQALSVVSDAELARALGITPQSVSGARKRGDVPPAWIQGCAAQTGVNAHWLFFGCGPMRLPEAADGELPSIQADCEADLISIPLAEARLSAGTGSLEVNSHSQGSYAFRGDFLRRKGNPRRMVLMRVSGDSMVPEIFDNDLVLLDRGQTEISPGRLYAVGFEDAIYIKRIDKLPGKIILHSVNPAYPPVSLDLRGDCADQFRVIGRVLWSGREYR, encoded by the coding sequence ATGCCGGAAAAAGCTGATTTTAAAGAAACATTGCATAGGCTTATGCAGGCCCTGAGCGTTGTAAGCGATGCGGAACTGGCCAGAGCATTGGGCATAACCCCCCAGTCGGTCAGCGGCGCGCGTAAACGCGGCGACGTTCCGCCAGCGTGGATACAGGGCTGCGCCGCGCAAACAGGCGTCAACGCTCACTGGCTTTTTTTCGGCTGCGGGCCCATGCGCCTTCCCGAGGCGGCGGACGGCGAGCTGCCCAGCATTCAGGCCGATTGCGAGGCAGACCTCATCAGCATACCCCTTGCCGAGGCCAGACTTTCCGCTGGCACCGGCAGCCTTGAAGTAAATAGTCACAGCCAGGGCAGCTATGCCTTCCGGGGCGATTTTTTGCGGCGCAAGGGCAACCCCAGGCGCATGGTGCTTATGCGGGTTTCCGGCGACAGCATGGTTCCTGAAATTTTTGACAACGACCTGGTGTTGCTTGACCGAGGGCAAACAGAAATCAGCCCAGGGCGTCTCTATGCCGTTGGGTTTGAAGATGCCATCTACATAAAGCGCATAGACAAACTCCCCGGCAAAATTATACTGCACAGCGTCAACCCGGCGTACCCCCCAGTGAGCCTTGACCTGCGCGGAGACTGCGCGGATCAGTTCCGGGTCATTGGGCGCGTGCTCTGGTCTGGAAGGGAATACAGGTAA
- a CDS encoding ComEC/Rec2 family competence protein, whose amino-acid sequence MRHPPLQAPLLWQTYLGFWIAGITAAPWPLPSLCFAVLLLFVDARLWRAVRVCVATLCLLAGCMTGSWQLYGSLLPTAMLPADRARQASPAPSWLHEDAQQPRICGTVRDMQGLPDNRLRLLLDEVRPALPDDEGQRAVAGDSSGRILPGKLAWTWESPMLPSALAPPLPGQTVCIARRPMPAQGFANEGQTDWGLWLAAQGVRWRLWSLGAQGSPQIYGQPTLSARWRESLRQCFVAVLLPPEYARQITQQPATQTQGHGQAQSTQLSQGKAILLALLFGDRLYLDQQTLNNFAAATLVHSLALSGQHLTVAGLVGLLCVLAAARARPGIYLRRPRAVWILLATVPPAMAYLWLGDAPASLLRAAVMLLFLAFYFLQGKPRTTLDVLCAALLCISVASPLSMLDTGLQLSVLCVAVIGMSLPWMRQLAPQQDTPEHGPRERVRHALWALARIFMVSLGIQVALLPLNMLLFNNMGHWFWLNVLWLPIADMLVLPATVLGLLLSAIGLETPARLVLDTAALPCQWLTDALAWLAHANLLQPPALLRPHWTNLPAFAALLGALAFKAGRTQLPQAARRMLLAGALLLCVGPALRTAERLSDHIRLDVLDVGQSQALLLRLPGHVRLLLDGSGSASPRFDPGQALVAPALAYNDAPQLAAVLNTHPDLDHMGGLLHVLRVFHVDHLLENGREGKGSWGELWRAARQEHHSRPLMRGDVLVLGDPARNLRLEILHPPRDEQAAWQGNDASVVARLTSSGRGLAIFMGDAERPVLRRLLENGDDLRAEVIVAPHHGSATGFLKEFYAAVGPGLVVASCGFENRYGYPAQSLRAWCGTAGVPLLHTGRDGAVHIVWPASSEGFDPYRVTTGRP is encoded by the coding sequence ATGCGGCATCCTCCCCTGCAAGCCCCCCTGCTCTGGCAGACCTATCTGGGCTTTTGGATAGCTGGCATCACTGCCGCCCCCTGGCCTCTGCCGTCGCTCTGCTTTGCTGTTTTGCTGCTGTTTGTCGATGCCCGCCTGTGGCGCGCGGTACGCGTGTGCGTGGCCACGCTGTGCCTGCTGGCAGGCTGTATGACCGGCAGCTGGCAGCTCTACGGCAGTCTTCTACCGACTGCCATGTTGCCCGCAGACAGGGCAAGGCAGGCGAGCCCGGCTCCGTCATGGCTGCACGAGGACGCGCAGCAGCCGCGCATATGCGGCACGGTGCGGGACATGCAAGGCCTGCCCGACAACCGCCTGCGTCTGTTGCTGGATGAGGTGCGGCCCGCACTACCGGATGACGAGGGTCAAAGGGCCGTTGCTGGCGACAGTTCCGGGCGCATCCTGCCGGGCAAGCTGGCCTGGACGTGGGAATCCCCCATGCTGCCGAGCGCCCTTGCTCCCCCCCTGCCGGGACAGACCGTCTGCATCGCGCGACGGCCCATGCCCGCACAGGGCTTTGCCAACGAAGGGCAGACCGATTGGGGCTTATGGCTTGCGGCGCAGGGGGTGCGCTGGCGTTTGTGGAGCCTGGGCGCTCAGGGCAGCCCGCAAATTTACGGTCAACCCACGCTCTCGGCACGCTGGCGCGAATCGCTGCGCCAATGTTTTGTTGCCGTATTGCTGCCGCCGGAGTATGCGCGGCAGATTACGCAGCAGCCCGCGACGCAGACGCAAGGTCATGGGCAGGCCCAGTCTACCCAGCTTTCACAAGGCAAGGCCATTCTGCTGGCCCTGCTGTTTGGCGACCGGCTGTACCTCGACCAGCAGACCCTCAACAACTTTGCTGCTGCCACACTGGTGCACAGTCTCGCACTCTCCGGCCAGCATCTTACCGTGGCGGGGCTGGTGGGCCTGCTGTGCGTGCTTGCAGCGGCCCGCGCACGCCCTGGCATATATCTGCGCCGCCCCCGCGCCGTGTGGATACTGCTAGCCACAGTGCCGCCCGCCATGGCCTATCTGTGGCTGGGCGACGCCCCGGCGTCGCTGTTGCGGGCGGCGGTTATGCTGCTGTTTCTTGCCTTTTATTTTTTGCAGGGCAAGCCGCGCACCACTCTGGACGTGCTGTGCGCGGCCCTGCTCTGCATCAGCGTGGCTTCTCCCCTGAGCATGCTGGATACGGGTCTGCAGCTTTCGGTGCTGTGCGTTGCGGTTATCGGCATGAGTTTGCCGTGGATGCGCCAACTGGCTCCGCAACAGGACACGCCGGAGCATGGGCCGCGTGAACGCGTGCGGCATGCCCTGTGGGCGCTGGCGCGTATTTTTATGGTTTCGCTGGGCATCCAGGTGGCGCTGCTGCCGCTGAACATGCTGCTGTTTAACAACATGGGGCACTGGTTCTGGCTTAATGTGCTCTGGTTGCCCATTGCCGACATGCTCGTACTGCCCGCCACCGTGCTTGGCCTGCTGCTGTCGGCCATTGGTCTGGAGACGCCTGCGCGGCTGGTGCTCGATACGGCGGCACTGCCCTGTCAGTGGCTCACGGACGCGCTGGCCTGGCTGGCGCACGCAAACCTGCTGCAGCCGCCAGCCCTGCTGCGCCCCCACTGGACAAACCTGCCTGCCTTTGCCGCACTGCTTGGGGCGCTGGCCTTCAAAGCCGGACGCACCCAGTTGCCCCAGGCTGCGCGGCGTATGTTGCTGGCAGGGGCGCTGCTGTTGTGCGTAGGCCCCGCCCTGCGCACGGCGGAGCGTCTTTCTGACCATATCCGCCTTGATGTGCTTGACGTGGGTCAAAGTCAGGCCCTGTTGCTGCGGCTGCCCGGCCATGTACGCTTGCTGCTGGACGGCAGCGGCAGCGCCTCGCCGCGTTTTGATCCCGGTCAGGCGCTCGTCGCGCCAGCGCTCGCCTACAACGACGCGCCGCAACTGGCAGCGGTGCTCAACACCCACCCGGACCTTGACCATATGGGGGGGCTGCTGCATGTGCTGCGGGTCTTTCATGTTGACCATTTGCTGGAAAATGGACGCGAAGGCAAAGGAAGCTGGGGAGAGCTGTGGCGTGCGGCGCGGCAAGAGCACCATAGCCGCCCCCTCATGCGGGGCGACGTGCTTGTGCTTGGCGATCCGGCCCGTAATCTGCGGCTGGAGATCCTGCACCCGCCGCGCGACGAGCAGGCGGCATGGCAGGGCAACGATGCGTCAGTGGTAGCCCGGCTGACCAGCAGTGGCAGAGGACTGGCAATTTTTATGGGCGATGCGGAACGGCCCGTGCTGCGCCGCCTGCTTGAAAACGGCGACGACCTGCGGGCCGAGGTGATTGTGGCCCCGCACCACGGTTCGGCAACCGGTTTTTTAAAAGAATTTTATGCAGCCGTGGGACCAGGCCTTGTGGTGGCCTCATGCGGCTTTGAAAACCGCTACGGCTACCCGGCGCAAAGCCTGCGTGCATGGTGCGGAACTGCTGGCGTACCATTGCTGCACACCGGACGGGACGGGGCCGTGCATATTGTCTGGCCCGCAAGCAGCGAGGGGTTTGACCCGTACAGGGTAACTACCGGGCGGCCATAA
- a CDS encoding LexA family protein — protein sequence MAFISSSLELVAPAAAVCDCRAGSPLYLAPVEAGFPSPAEDYLDCRLDLHRHLVRNEAATFFLRAHGESMLGAGIHDGDLLVVDRSIDPVHRKVVIAALEGELTVKRLLHRGGRILLAPENARFEPIDITESEFVHIWGVVTYVVHKL from the coding sequence ATGGCTTTCATTTCGTCTTCACTCGAGTTGGTGGCTCCTGCGGCGGCAGTCTGCGATTGCCGTGCGGGATCGCCCCTGTACCTTGCCCCCGTCGAGGCCGGTTTTCCTTCGCCTGCCGAGGATTACTTGGATTGCAGGCTTGACCTGCACCGCCATCTGGTGCGCAACGAGGCGGCCACGTTTTTTTTGCGGGCGCACGGCGAGTCCATGCTGGGCGCCGGCATACACGACGGCGACCTGCTGGTGGTGGACCGGTCCATTGATCCTGTCCACCGCAAGGTGGTCATTGCCGCGCTGGAGGGCGAGCTGACGGTCAAGCGGCTGCTGCATCGCGGGGGCCGCATTTTGTTGGCTCCGGAAAATGCCCGGTTTGAGCCCATAGATATTACAGAAAGCGAATTTGTGCATATCTGGGGGGTGGTTACCTATGTCGTCCACAAGCTGTGA
- the ptsP gene encoding phosphoenolpyruvate--protein phosphotransferase, with amino-acid sequence MARAVLFGTPVSPGIAIGRVRFMHKARQDDERRITAAEVAAEQEIMRAAAESVRASLAATMENVPEDLSEYRDVIAAQMEMARDPKLLKATLARIEHNLVCAAWALKLTVDELCALFRSMDDAYLRDRAQDIRAVGLRLREHLAADPSRNAVDETPGILVAEDLSPADVMELNIDRVLGILTAEGGPTSHTAILSRGMHIPCLAGVTGLMDIARENETLVVDGLGGSVLLSPDEADEARFAARREEYTAWENLTLKSARWPAEMCDGVRVEVQANLEGTNELAALAQCGADGVGLYRTEFAYFTDRLPSEEDLLAEYAAVTQKTAPERVVFRTLDVGADKMLHAQAVLKEPNPALGLRGIRFCLRHQGIFRTQLRALMRAGAMGNVAIMLPMISCLDEVQQVRRIMQELHQELAAQNLPHAPLLPLGVMVETPAAALICDALARECDFFSIGTNDLIHYIMGIDRNNRHVAYLNEPLHPAVVRSLKHIIDAAHREGIGVSVCGELASDPFGLALLLGMGVDTVSAAPRFVPGMKHLIRQFNAQTCMDLANSVLLSTDVAASKRMVREALQQSLGQELTFHTTSLFTHSHP; translated from the coding sequence ATGGCCCGCGCGGTACTTTTCGGCACACCTGTTTCGCCTGGCATAGCCATTGGCAGGGTGCGCTTCATGCACAAGGCACGGCAAGACGACGAGCGTCGCATCACTGCCGCCGAGGTGGCCGCCGAGCAGGAGATCATGCGCGCGGCAGCTGAAAGCGTGCGCGCCTCGCTGGCCGCCACTATGGAAAATGTGCCGGAAGACCTTTCGGAATACCGAGATGTTATCGCCGCCCAGATGGAAATGGCCCGCGACCCCAAGCTGCTCAAGGCCACGCTGGCCCGCATAGAACACAACCTGGTGTGTGCGGCATGGGCGCTCAAGCTTACCGTCGACGAACTGTGCGCGCTGTTCAGAAGCATGGACGACGCCTACCTGCGCGACCGCGCACAGGACATCCGCGCCGTGGGTCTGCGCCTGCGAGAGCACCTTGCCGCCGACCCCTCGCGCAACGCCGTGGACGAAACCCCCGGCATTCTGGTGGCCGAAGACCTCTCCCCCGCAGACGTCATGGAGCTCAACATTGACCGCGTGCTGGGCATCCTGACCGCCGAGGGCGGCCCCACATCGCATACGGCCATTTTGTCGCGAGGCATGCACATACCCTGTCTTGCGGGCGTTACCGGGCTTATGGACATAGCCCGCGAAAACGAAACCCTGGTGGTGGACGGTCTTGGGGGCAGCGTACTGCTGAGCCCCGACGAGGCGGACGAAGCCCGCTTTGCCGCACGGCGCGAAGAATATACGGCGTGGGAAAACCTTACGCTCAAATCAGCCCGCTGGCCCGCCGAAATGTGCGACGGCGTGCGCGTTGAGGTGCAGGCCAACCTTGAGGGCACCAACGAGCTGGCCGCTCTTGCACAGTGCGGCGCGGACGGCGTGGGTCTGTACCGTACCGAATTTGCCTATTTTACCGACCGCCTGCCTTCAGAGGAAGACCTGCTGGCCGAATACGCCGCAGTAACCCAGAAGACCGCGCCGGAGCGCGTGGTGTTTCGCACCCTCGACGTGGGCGCGGACAAGATGCTGCACGCCCAAGCGGTGCTCAAGGAGCCAAACCCGGCGCTGGGTTTGCGCGGCATACGCTTTTGCCTGCGGCATCAGGGCATCTTTCGCACGCAGCTGCGTGCGCTCATGCGCGCAGGCGCCATGGGCAACGTGGCCATCATGCTGCCCATGATTTCGTGCCTTGACGAAGTGCAGCAGGTACGGCGCATCATGCAGGAGCTGCATCAGGAACTTGCGGCCCAAAACCTGCCCCACGCGCCCCTGTTGCCCCTGGGCGTAATGGTTGAAACACCCGCCGCAGCCCTTATCTGCGACGCGCTTGCGCGCGAATGCGACTTTTTCAGCATCGGCACCAACGATCTTATCCATTACATCATGGGTATTGACCGCAACAACCGCCATGTGGCCTATCTCAACGAGCCGCTGCATCCGGCGGTGGTGCGCTCGCTCAAACATATTATCGACGCCGCCCACCGCGAGGGCATCGGCGTTTCGGTCTGCGGCGAGCTTGCCTCCGACCCGTTTGGCCTTGCCCTGCTGCTGGGAATGGGCGTGGACACCGTATCGGCCGCACCGCGTTTTGTACCGGGGATGAAGCACCTTATCCGCCAGTTTAACGCCCAGACATGCATGGATCTGGCCAACAGCGTGCTGCTCAGCACAGATGTGGCCGCATCCAAGCGCATGGTGCGCGAAGCGCTGCAGCAATCACTGGGGCAGGAACTGACGTTCCATACCACGAGCCTTTTCACACACAGTCATCCATGA
- a CDS encoding HPr family phosphocarrier protein — MEDAIEQTPRGLAVRICLGLRNGLHARPAARLAQEAQRYSSDIQLVSDTGEVDAKSMLDILSLAPPANAELTLLAQGDDAREALCGLAQFLTNLQD; from the coding sequence ATGGAAGACGCCATAGAACAAACGCCGCGAGGTCTGGCGGTGCGGATATGCCTGGGCCTGCGCAACGGGCTGCACGCCAGACCGGCCGCACGCCTGGCGCAGGAAGCGCAACGCTATTCCTCTGATATACAGCTTGTCAGCGACACCGGCGAGGTGGACGCCAAAAGCATGCTGGACATACTTTCGCTCGCGCCGCCCGCCAATGCGGAGCTTACATTGCTGGCTCAGGGCGACGACGCCCGCGAGGCCCTTTGCGGCCTGGCTCAATTTTTAACCAATTTGCAGGATTGA
- a CDS encoding lysozyme inhibitor LprI family protein yields the protein MSLARQSFATFLTNLAATGAFCAVLLFATQALAAEAAPQAVIAQPGAEPAANNAEPQDPAPPAESLFSQTYQACMDEAAGTTTAMQDCMAAEQERLETRMAAQRNRVAPTLNPERAKAFTEALGAWDTLRKSGSLAMYDPDGGTLSPLMASLWYLEQTARMARWVDGMLENAEP from the coding sequence ATGTCGCTTGCTCGTCAATCCTTCGCAACTTTTTTGACCAATCTGGCCGCAACTGGGGCTTTTTGCGCTGTGCTGCTTTTTGCAACCCAGGCTCTGGCCGCCGAGGCAGCACCGCAGGCGGTTATTGCGCAACCCGGCGCGGAACCGGCCGCCAACAACGCCGAGCCGCAGGACCCGGCCCCGCCAGCAGAAAGCCTGTTCAGCCAGACCTATCAAGCCTGCATGGATGAAGCCGCAGGCACAACCACCGCCATGCAGGACTGCATGGCCGCGGAACAGGAACGCCTTGAAACGCGCATGGCGGCCCAGCGCAACCGCGTGGCCCCCACGCTGAACCCTGAACGCGCCAAAGCGTTTACTGAAGCCCTTGGCGCATGGGATACGCTGCGCAAAAGCGGCTCGCTCGCCATGTATGACCCGGACGGAGGTACGCTTTCTCCGCTTATGGCGTCACTGTGGTATCTTGAGCAGACCGCGCGCATGGCGCGCTGGGTTGACGGCATGCTTGAAAATGCCGAGCCCTAA
- a CDS encoding glycine betaine ABC transporter substrate-binding protein gives MARSFVIVLLVLLTFGSCPTLASATGNGRKTLKIVYVDWDCAIASSNLAKAVLEDRLGYRVELVPVNHPTLWNSIAGGEADAMVTAWLPDTHADMYAKVKNQVEILGKLVGGARLGLAVPDYVPLRSIDELDVNADKFAGRIVGIDRDAGLMRLTTKALKKYEISHLQLAAGSSASMTSSLAEAIRKQEWIVVTAWSPHWMFNRWPMHYLDDPLGSLGKEESIFKVGRIGLKKDYPDAWACLSNFHYDDASQLQHLMDWNQQRGTDPVQNARRFMRENPQLVESWLKK, from the coding sequence ATGGCGCGCAGCTTTGTTATCGTCCTTTTGGTGCTTTTAACATTTGGAAGTTGCCCGACGCTGGCGTCTGCGACGGGCAACGGCCGCAAAACGCTCAAAATTGTCTATGTGGACTGGGACTGCGCCATTGCCTCAAGCAATCTGGCCAAGGCCGTGCTTGAAGACAGGCTCGGCTACCGCGTGGAACTGGTGCCGGTAAACCATCCGACCTTGTGGAACAGTATCGCGGGCGGAGAGGCCGACGCCATGGTCACGGCATGGCTGCCCGATACCCACGCCGACATGTACGCCAAGGTCAAAAATCAGGTGGAAATCCTGGGCAAACTTGTGGGCGGTGCGCGTCTGGGGCTGGCTGTGCCAGACTATGTACCGCTACGCTCCATTGACGAGCTGGATGTCAACGCCGACAAGTTCGCGGGGCGTATCGTGGGCATCGACCGCGATGCCGGGTTGATGCGCCTCACGACCAAGGCACTGAAAAAATATGAGATCAGCCATCTGCAACTTGCGGCGGGCAGCAGCGCCAGCATGACCTCCAGTCTGGCCGAGGCGATCCGAAAACAGGAGTGGATAGTGGTAACTGCCTGGTCGCCCCACTGGATGTTCAATCGCTGGCCGATGCACTATCTGGATGACCCGCTTGGCAGCCTTGGCAAAGAAGAAAGCATTTTTAAGGTGGGCCGTATCGGGCTGAAAAAAGACTACCCGGATGCCTGGGCTTGTTTGAGCAATTTTCACTACGACGACGCCTCGCAGCTGCAGCACCTGATGGACTGGAACCAGCAAAGGGGAACGGATCCGGTGCAGAATGCCCGCCGTTTCATGCGTGAAAATCCCCAGCTGGTGGAATCCTGGCTCAAAAAATAG
- the smpB gene encoding SsrA-binding protein SmpB, protein MNQKTPPSSVAVNKKARHLYELSEFTEAGIVLTGPEVKSIRAGKVNFIDSYVDFRQGEAWLVSLNIAPYANAGYAPQEPDRARKLLLHEREISKFADLVAQQGLTVVPVRIYFKRGKIKVEIALGKGKKLHDHRETLKRRAEERDMARELA, encoded by the coding sequence ATGAACCAAAAAACACCTCCCTCCTCTGTCGCCGTCAACAAAAAAGCCCGCCACCTCTATGAACTTTCTGAGTTTACCGAGGCGGGCATCGTGCTTACCGGCCCGGAAGTCAAAAGCATCCGCGCGGGCAAAGTCAACTTTATAGACAGCTATGTAGACTTTCGCCAGGGCGAAGCATGGCTTGTTTCGTTGAACATCGCGCCGTACGCCAACGCGGGCTATGCACCGCAAGAGCCTGACCGCGCGCGCAAGCTGCTGCTGCACGAACGCGAAATATCCAAGTTTGCCGATCTGGTGGCCCAGCAGGGTCTGACCGTCGTGCCGGTACGCATTTACTTCAAGCGGGGCAAAATCAAGGTCGAAATTGCCCTGGGCAAGGGCAAAAAACTGCACGACCACCGCGAAACCCTCAAACGCCGGGCGGAAGAGCGGGACATGGCCCGCGAGCTGGCGTAA
- a CDS encoding PTS system mannose/fructose/sorbose family transporter subunit IID gives MYPKRVVLACLARTGCINAATTARGMQQIGLAFVLEPALRELYPEPADFARAMGRYAGHSNTHPFMIPLFVGILLSLEQAIAKGSLPEAALNSVRETLATTLSALGDSFFSGTLLPLWSLLSVSLLLAGFTSLAVMLAIGLFCALLLFRAICFISGLRYGLATLVQLRRLNLINWVDRLKMINAALAALVIWHLPLSRIKPFPWTAYALGAAAVLTAAWLVGYMRLPRLLLWAVTTGALILVDLGFIGM, from the coding sequence ATGTATCCCAAACGCGTCGTACTTGCCTGTCTGGCACGCACTGGCTGCATCAATGCAGCCACGACAGCCAGGGGTATGCAGCAGATAGGCCTGGCCTTTGTGCTTGAGCCTGCCCTGCGCGAGCTCTACCCGGAGCCCGCCGACTTTGCCCGCGCCATGGGCCGTTACGCGGGGCACAGCAACACCCACCCGTTTATGATTCCCCTTTTTGTGGGCATTCTTCTTTCGCTTGAGCAGGCCATTGCCAAGGGGTCGCTGCCGGAGGCCGCGCTCAATTCCGTGCGCGAAACCCTGGCCACGACCCTTTCGGCCCTTGGCGATTCCTTTTTCAGCGGCACGCTGCTGCCGCTGTGGTCGCTGCTCAGCGTCAGTCTGTTGCTGGCCGGGTTCACCAGCCTGGCGGTAATGCTGGCGATTGGCCTTTTTTGCGCCCTGCTGCTGTTCCGGGCCATCTGTTTTATCTCGGGCCTGCGCTACGGGCTGGCAACCCTTGTGCAGCTGCGCAGGCTCAACCTCATCAACTGGGTGGACAGGCTCAAGATGATCAATGCGGCGCTGGCAGCTCTGGTCATCTGGCACCTGCCCCTCAGCAGGATCAAGCCCTTTCCCTGGACTGCCTATGCCCTGGGGGCCGCAGCGGTACTGACCGCCGCATGGCTCGTGGGATACATGCGCCTGCCTCGCCTGCTGCTTTGGGCGGTGACCACAGGAGCGCTTATTCTCGTGGACTTGGGCTTCATAGGCATGTAG